In Campylobacter suis, a single genomic region encodes these proteins:
- a CDS encoding methyl-accepting chemotaxis protein, with protein sequence LQQKAQILADSMKQVTDGANSQANSLQESAAAVEEMSSSMSAINQKTQDVIRQSEEIKNIIVIIRDIADQTNLLALNAAIEAARAGEHGRGFAVVADEVRKLAERTQKSLGEIEANTNVLAQSINEMSESIREQSEAINMINQGVSEVDHLTKQNVQIARTTNQVTAEVD encoded by the coding sequence CTTCAACAAAAAGCTCAAATCCTAGCTGATTCTATGAAACAAGTAACAGATGGAGCAAACTCTCAAGCAAATAGCTTACAAGAAAGTGCAGCAGCAGTTGAAGAGATGAGTTCATCTATGAGTGCTATTAATCAAAAGACACAAGATGTTATAAGACAATCTGAAGAGATTAAAAACATCATTGTTATCATTAGAGATATAGCAGATCAAACAAACCTACTAGCACTAAATGCTGCTATAGAAGCAGCACGTGCAGGTGAACATGGTAGAGGATTTGCTGTTGTTGCTGATGAAGTTAGAAAACTAGCTGAAAGAACTCAAAAATCTCTTGGTGAGATAGAAGCAAATACTAATGTCTTAGCTCAATCAATCAATGAGATGAGTGAAAGCATAAGAGAACAAAGTGAAGCTATCAATATGATAAATCAAGGTGTAAGTGAAGTTGATCACTTAACTAAACAAAATGTTCAAATAGCTAGAACAACTAATCAAGTAACTGCTGAGGTTGATG